A genomic segment from Fibrobacter sp. encodes:
- the sfsA gene encoding DNA/RNA nuclease SfsA, with translation MQYANVVPGKFIGRPNRFIAHVEIDGVDTVVHVKNTGRCKELLVPGCKVYLEKSSNEARKTPYDLIAVEKVVLAQTILINMDSQAPNKVAGEWIRAHQERFPEITFLKPEYTFGNSRFDFYVEYKGTGRTKAEKAKLHKMFIEVKGCTLEFDGHAKFPDAPTERGVKHLTELAEILREGVAAEDGTPYECGILFLIQMKGCHKFSPNVATHPEFGAALRTAQEAGVEIFVYDCNVTPDTLTADAPVALEL, from the coding sequence ATGCAGTACGCAAACGTTGTTCCTGGCAAATTCATCGGCCGCCCCAACCGCTTTATCGCCCATGTGGAAATCGATGGAGTGGATACTGTTGTTCATGTGAAAAATACGGGGCGCTGCAAGGAACTGTTGGTGCCTGGTTGCAAAGTTTATTTGGAAAAGTCTTCCAATGAAGCTCGCAAGACTCCTTACGACTTAATCGCCGTGGAGAAAGTTGTGCTGGCGCAGACCATACTCATCAATATGGATAGCCAGGCTCCCAACAAGGTGGCCGGTGAATGGATCCGCGCCCACCAGGAACGCTTTCCTGAAATCACTTTTCTAAAACCTGAATATACCTTTGGAAATTCCCGCTTTGATTTCTACGTGGAGTACAAGGGCACGGGGCGTACCAAGGCGGAAAAGGCTAAACTTCACAAGATGTTCATTGAGGTGAAGGGCTGCACGCTGGAATTCGATGGCCACGCGAAGTTTCCGGATGCGCCTACGGAACGAGGCGTTAAGCATTTGACGGAACTTGCAGAAATCTTGCGGGAAGGCGTTGCTGCAGAAGATGGCACGCCCTACGAATGTGGCATCCTGTTCTTGATTCAGATGAAAGGCTGCCACAAGTTCTCTCCTAACGTGGCGACTCATCCGGAGTTCGGCGCAGCTCTCCGCACGGCCCAGGAAGCAGGCGTTGAAATCTTCGTTTACGACTGCAATGTAACTCCCGATACCCTCACCGCCGACGCTCCTGTTGCCTTAGAATTATAA
- a CDS encoding HAD family hydrolase — MELFEREIYKRYMTLIEAAGCAQEPGFAKVPCFAKSPRSTKEPRAVRLAEIMDDYDAFCFDGYGTLYNRGAFVYPGSREMFDALRKAGKQLRLVTNAASDVVDVLAADAAKRGFNFSASETISSGSLLGDLAANLRAGICFGNPSQKVAPRTLKEVFYIGRETGLHVLNANGIDAVENPMEPIVAISSAKDTPETYAHAVEILRRPGAVLLVLNSDAWAPKTDGTREPVSGALCERLRRDSVCDANDGMGCETYYLGKPFPEIWTAVRKTLPASLFDGKEPRVLMIGDTLGTDIYGGKIAGFDSALLIGRNEPAAELKGDQEYLGIVPDFYIL; from the coding sequence ATGGAATTATTTGAACGAGAAATATACAAGCGCTACATGACTCTGATCGAGGCTGCTGGTTGTGCGCAAGAACCGGGCTTCGCTAAGGTGCCGTGTTTCGCGAAGAGCCCGCGCTCTACGAAGGAACCGCGCGCAGTTCGCCTTGCGGAAATTATGGACGATTACGATGCGTTCTGCTTTGACGGCTATGGCACTTTGTATAACCGCGGGGCCTTTGTCTATCCAGGATCTCGCGAGATGTTCGATGCCCTCCGTAAGGCGGGCAAGCAGTTGCGCCTGGTGACCAACGCCGCTTCCGATGTTGTGGATGTGCTGGCAGCAGACGCTGCAAAACGGGGCTTCAATTTTTCCGCTTCTGAAACTATTTCCTCGGGAAGCCTGTTGGGCGACTTGGCGGCGAATCTGCGCGCGGGTATTTGTTTCGGTAATCCGTCTCAGAAAGTTGCTCCCCGCACTTTGAAAGAAGTTTTCTACATCGGTCGCGAAACGGGCCTGCACGTCTTGAATGCAAACGGAATCGATGCTGTGGAAAATCCGATGGAACCTATTGTGGCAATTTCTTCTGCAAAGGATACTCCGGAAACTTACGCCCATGCGGTTGAAATTCTGCGTCGCCCTGGAGCTGTTTTGCTGGTGCTGAATTCTGACGCCTGGGCTCCTAAAACGGATGGAACCCGCGAGCCTGTTTCTGGCGCGTTATGCGAACGCTTGCGTCGTGATTCTGTATGCGACGCCAACGATGGAATGGGCTGCGAAACTTATTACTTGGGAAAGCCTTTCCCAGAAATTTGGACTGCGGTCCGCAAGACATTGCCTGCTTCGCTTTTTGATGGCAAGGAACCCCGAGTGCTGATGATTGGAGACACCTTGGGCACCGATATCTACGGCGGTAAAATTGCTGGCTTTGACAGTGCGCTGTTGATTGGCCGAAATGAACCTGCAGCGGAATTGAAAGGCGACCAGGAATATTTGGGAATAGTTCCTGATTTCTACATCTTGTAA
- the nudC gene encoding NAD(+) diphosphatase: MNNQFGIQDPKLGDFFIRYNGSKTLLKKNGDNYEVPRVRDFFTDSGENGKKSLTEFEGHYLFNIDGTAYFLDDSIDEHIGNAAGFEYMGNRTFRNMEDITQRLGGATAAHLAHWESLHKFCGRCGNVTIRGDKERSIICPKCNNVMYPRISPVVIVAVRNGDKLLMAHNKDNPNPRRFLISGFVEIGESLEQAAHREVLEEAGVKIKNVKYFGSQPWPFSDSLIAGFTAELDGDDTIHMQEEELSEALWVERKDIPPYETDVSISCCLIENFRNK; encoded by the coding sequence ATGAACAACCAGTTTGGTATTCAAGATCCCAAGCTGGGTGATTTTTTTATCCGCTATAACGGCAGCAAGACTCTGCTGAAAAAAAACGGCGACAACTACGAAGTTCCAAGAGTCCGGGATTTTTTCACTGACAGCGGAGAAAACGGCAAGAAAAGTCTGACTGAATTCGAAGGCCATTATCTTTTCAATATCGACGGCACAGCATATTTCCTGGACGATAGCATTGACGAACACATAGGAAATGCGGCCGGCTTTGAATACATGGGCAACAGAACTTTCCGCAACATGGAAGACATTACCCAACGTTTGGGCGGCGCAACAGCGGCACACCTGGCACATTGGGAATCTCTGCACAAGTTCTGCGGCCGATGCGGAAACGTAACCATTCGCGGCGATAAAGAACGCAGCATCATTTGTCCCAAGTGCAACAACGTGATGTATCCGAGAATTTCTCCCGTGGTCATTGTTGCTGTACGCAATGGCGACAAGCTTTTGATGGCCCACAACAAGGACAATCCGAATCCTCGCCGCTTTTTGATTTCCGGCTTTGTGGAAATCGGTGAATCTCTGGAGCAGGCTGCACATCGCGAAGTTCTCGAAGAAGCCGGCGTAAAGATCAAGAACGTGAAATATTTCGGAAGCCAGCCTTGGCCCTTTAGCGATTCTCTTATCGCAGGCTTTACCGCTGAACTAGACGGCGACGATACAATCCACATGCAGGAAGAAGAACTTTCCGAGGCGCTGTGGGTGGAACGCAAAGATATTCCGCCTTATGAGACTGACGTAAGTATCAGTTGCTGCCTAATCGAGAATTTCCGAAATAAATAA
- a CDS encoding saccharopine dehydrogenase family protein, producing the protein MARALIIGCGAVATVAIKKCCTVSEVFSEICIASRHRENCEKLAEQIRPNSKTVITTAAVDADKAENVVKLIKEYKPDLVMNIALPYQDLAIMDACLECGVNYMDTANYEPENIDDPEWRKVYDKRCKEAGFSAYFDYSWQWAYAKKFEEKGLTALLGSGFDPGVTQAYCAYALKHQFDTIEEIDILDCNGGDHGYKFATNFNPEINLREVSAPGSYWDTDANGKGHWVEIPAMSIKREYNFKEVGQKDMYLLHHEEIESLAKNIPGVKRIRFFMTFGQSYLDHMRCLEDVGMLRTDPIMFNGQEIVPIQFLKALLPDPASLGPRTVGKTNIGCIFKGTKDGKPKTYYLFNVCDHQECYKELGSQAIAYTTGVPAMCGALMMLTGKWTTPGVHTVEEFDPDPYMDALNKYGLPWQEDFNPVLVD; encoded by the coding sequence ATGGCAAGAGCTCTGATTATCGGTTGTGGCGCCGTTGCCACCGTCGCTATCAAGAAGTGCTGCACCGTCAGCGAAGTTTTCTCTGAAATCTGCATTGCAAGCCGCCATCGCGAAAACTGCGAAAAGCTGGCCGAACAGATTCGTCCGAACTCCAAGACGGTGATCACCACCGCAGCTGTCGACGCCGACAAGGCTGAGAACGTGGTGAAACTGATCAAGGAATACAAGCCTGATCTGGTGATGAACATCGCACTTCCCTACCAGGATCTTGCCATCATGGACGCATGCCTTGAATGCGGCGTGAACTACATGGATACCGCCAACTACGAACCGGAAAACATCGACGATCCGGAATGGCGCAAGGTTTACGACAAGCGTTGCAAGGAAGCAGGCTTTAGCGCATACTTCGATTACAGCTGGCAGTGGGCATACGCCAAGAAGTTTGAAGAAAAGGGCCTCACCGCTCTCTTGGGTTCCGGCTTCGACCCGGGTGTTACCCAGGCATACTGCGCCTACGCTCTCAAGCACCAGTTCGACACCATCGAAGAAATTGACATCCTGGACTGCAACGGTGGCGATCATGGCTACAAGTTCGCCACCAACTTCAACCCGGAAATCAACCTCCGCGAAGTTTCCGCACCGGGCAGCTACTGGGATACCGACGCTAACGGCAAGGGCCACTGGGTAGAAATCCCGGCCATGAGCATCAAGCGCGAATACAACTTTAAGGAAGTGGGCCAGAAGGACATGTACCTCCTGCACCACGAAGAAATTGAATCCCTCGCCAAGAACATTCCGGGCGTGAAGCGCATCCGCTTCTTCATGACCTTCGGCCAGAGCTACCTGGACCACATGCGCTGCCTGGAAGACGTGGGCATGCTCCGCACCGATCCCATCATGTTCAACGGTCAGGAAATCGTTCCTATCCAGTTCCTGAAGGCTCTGTTGCCGGATCCGGCAAGCCTCGGTCCCCGCACTGTGGGCAAGACCAACATCGGCTGTATCTTCAAGGGGACCAAGGACGGCAAGCCCAAGACTTACTACCTGTTCAACGTTTGCGACCACCAGGAATGCTACAAGGAATTGGGTAGCCAGGCTATCGCCTACACCACCGGCGTTCCCGCTATGTGCGGCGCTCTGATGATGCTCACCGGCAAGTGGACCACCCCGGGTGTCCATACCGTTGAAGAATTTGATCCGGATCCGTACATGGACGCATTGAACAAGTACGGCCTGCCCTGGCAGGAAGACTTCAACCCGGTTCTCGTTGATTAG
- a CDS encoding glycoside hydrolase family 9 protein, giving the protein MKKILLTSLLATAASSALAADQTHYDLIRPVYPMTWSTTDAIEGGTVLGFSKFEKGTDETIRNPLPAVGASPKEFEANGIISDTLDQAYIDALNLSVGNIHVNQAGYLPDDQEQMFHYMSESGECSETYSVVDTDGKTVAEGGTFTATENKAGFKRTVKAYEIASKTRYTASVSGEEKTVCVGKLADMAGLPTNKRLRIKVGQEYSSTFIISDEVYSMVRDAGLKFFGAQRSGDSESWFHGPSHMNDGDGALQGGWYDAGDHVKNGITMSYTFMVLSTMAATNPEHDDDHYAYNHNETETTDKIPDALREAKHGADFFLRSYVQAKGVIDDMAVSVGNITEDHNSWNRADGEDTRTVKREAHLGHLGSNVSSNIAAGLALLGKDYAKYDKPFADSCLMVAKKLYDFARALRLKENSYDGGKPFVNNTMAGGWSADELGYPSGKDVDDKLAMAAVALLYATDGKDKDFDYLDDLVHNSKINNNAKYAEYDPESNFEGGWFGNSSGFGPGGWVSDYAYTHIFSLYAFYKLILADEKTSESFGIDKYTRLDYIEKVIFILLKDNVQNLGENTDTHKISLATINGVEKSINANGLTFSLWDKYFEGVANYYEIGAQLTLLMFADIAKDLTKNEILLPHNYNVTWNYKEAKQNVISRMNYLLGMNRWDMSMVVGVGDKNESHVKHPTSNPEGYNKYEFMDPPVEFYPDYKYRPLVGDLMGGFTSSIDSLYSDIYKTYVDLHGNAKLQAVLMLLSKERSPATADTSAKDTSITDSTEAIPQTPAFSKSLNVVRQGSVLEVNYSLSQAATAEIQLVSVQGKTVRKFNERQSAGSHTALFDLSSLPAGAYIVKAKAGSLSATKLIQLTK; this is encoded by the coding sequence ATGAAAAAAATTCTCCTGACCAGCCTTTTGGCAACAGCAGCCTCCTCCGCTCTTGCCGCAGACCAGACTCACTACGACTTGATCCGTCCCGTGTACCCCATGACCTGGTCTACCACAGACGCCATTGAAGGCGGCACCGTTTTAGGCTTTAGCAAGTTCGAAAAAGGCACTGACGAAACCATTAGGAACCCCCTTCCTGCCGTAGGCGCCTCTCCCAAGGAATTCGAGGCCAACGGAATCATTTCCGATACTCTCGACCAGGCTTACATTGACGCGCTTAACTTGAGCGTCGGCAACATCCACGTCAATCAGGCAGGCTACCTGCCCGACGACCAGGAACAGATGTTCCATTATATGTCTGAATCCGGCGAATGCAGCGAAACCTATTCCGTTGTCGATACCGACGGAAAAACAGTTGCCGAAGGCGGAACCTTTACCGCAACAGAAAATAAAGCTGGTTTCAAAAGAACCGTTAAAGCCTACGAAATAGCCTCGAAAACCAGATACACCGCAAGTGTTTCCGGAGAAGAGAAAACAGTTTGCGTTGGTAAGCTTGCCGACATGGCTGGGCTCCCCACCAACAAGAGGCTTCGCATTAAAGTAGGCCAGGAATACTCCTCCACATTCATTATTAGCGACGAAGTTTACTCTATGGTCCGCGATGCAGGCCTAAAGTTCTTTGGAGCCCAGCGCAGCGGTGATTCCGAATCCTGGTTTCACGGTCCCAGCCACATGAATGACGGAGATGGAGCCTTGCAGGGCGGTTGGTACGATGCGGGCGACCATGTGAAAAACGGCATTACCATGTCCTACACCTTTATGGTCTTGTCTACCATGGCGGCCACCAATCCCGAACATGACGATGACCATTACGCCTATAACCATAACGAAACGGAAACAACGGATAAAATTCCCGACGCACTTCGCGAAGCAAAGCATGGTGCAGATTTCTTCCTTCGCTCCTACGTACAGGCCAAGGGCGTTATTGACGACATGGCCGTAAGCGTGGGAAACATCACCGAAGATCACAATTCCTGGAATCGAGCAGACGGCGAGGACACCCGCACAGTAAAACGCGAAGCCCATTTAGGCCATCTTGGATCCAATGTTTCCAGCAACATTGCTGCAGGCCTGGCCCTCCTTGGCAAGGACTACGCCAAATACGACAAGCCATTTGCAGACAGCTGCTTGATGGTCGCTAAAAAATTATACGATTTCGCCCGAGCCTTAAGACTCAAAGAAAACAGTTACGACGGAGGCAAGCCCTTCGTTAACAACACCATGGCCGGAGGCTGGAGTGCAGACGAACTTGGTTATCCGTCGGGCAAAGACGTTGACGACAAGTTAGCCATGGCCGCCGTAGCCCTCCTGTACGCCACAGACGGAAAGGACAAGGATTTCGACTACCTGGACGATCTAGTTCACAATTCAAAGATAAACAACAATGCCAAGTACGCTGAATACGACCCCGAAAGCAACTTCGAAGGAGGATGGTTCGGAAACAGTTCTGGATTTGGGCCCGGTGGCTGGGTAAGCGATTACGCTTACACCCATATTTTCTCGCTGTACGCATTCTACAAGCTGATTCTCGCAGACGAAAAGACCAGCGAATCCTTCGGCATTGATAAATACACCCGTTTGGACTACATTGAAAAAGTCATATTCATTCTTCTGAAAGACAATGTTCAAAACTTAGGCGAAAACACAGATACACACAAAATCTCATTGGCAACCATTAATGGTGTAGAAAAATCCATCAACGCCAACGGACTTACCTTTAGTCTGTGGGACAAGTACTTTGAAGGTGTAGCCAATTATTATGAAATTGGCGCACAATTAACTCTACTCATGTTTGCAGATATTGCCAAGGATCTTACCAAAAACGAAATTCTTCTCCCCCATAACTACAATGTAACCTGGAACTACAAGGAAGCCAAGCAGAATGTTATCAGCAGAATGAACTACCTGCTGGGAATGAATCGCTGGGACATGTCCATGGTCGTTGGCGTTGGCGACAAGAACGAATCCCATGTTAAACACCCAACCTCAAATCCCGAAGGCTACAACAAATACGAGTTTATGGATCCTCCCGTTGAATTCTATCCCGATTACAAGTACCGTCCCCTTGTAGGAGACCTTATGGGCGGCTTCACTTCTAGTATAGACTCCCTATACTCCGACATATATAAAACATACGTAGACCTCCATGGCAACGCCAAGCTCCAGGCAGTTCTTATGCTTCTGTCCAAGGAACGTTCTCCGGCAACAGCTGACACCTCGGCAAAAGACACATCCATTACAGATTCTACAGAAGCAATCCCCCAAACTCCCGCATTTAGCAAGAGCTTGAATGTGGTAAGACAAGGTTCTGTACTGGAAGTGAACTACAGCTTGTCTCAGGCCGCCACTGCAGAAATCCAGTTGGTATCAGTCCAAGGCAAGACCGTTCGCAAGTTCAACGAACGTCAGAGCGCAGGCAGCCACACCGCTCTCTTTGACTTGAGCAGCCTTCCCGCAGGCGCCTACATCGTCAAGGCAAAGGCAGGCTCATTGAGCGCCACCAAGCTGATCCAGCTGACGAAATAA
- the speA gene encoding biosynthetic arginine decarboxylase: protein MKKWRIDDSRDLYNVKGWGVNYFDINEKGHATVSPLKDGGCEIDLYELVQEMSLRDVSTPMLLRFPDILDSRIEKINECFNKAREEYGFKGSYYSIFPIKVNQQRAVLEEVVGHGKKFNIGLEAGSKPELHAVLANMDNPDALIICNGYKDEDFIELALLSQKMGKKIFVVVEKMNELHLVVELANRIGVRPNIGIRIKLASSGSGKWEESGGYHSKFGLNSSELLEALDYIKEEKMEDCLKLIHFHLGSQITHIRNIKNGLREISQFYIQIRKMGMALEFVDVGGGLGVDYDGTRSTNASSVNYSIQEYANDVVYGIYEACEEAKVPHPNIIAESGRALSAHHSVLVFNILETAGQAFFDEEEHEIGDDAPAALKDLYSIYKGLSPKNLLESWHDAMQLNDDVLSGFKVGDYDLPTRAMSERLFWSIAREVNQIASTLRHPPYELEELPRLLAQKYFGNFSLFQSLPDSWAIDQIFPVMPIQRLDEEPTVETTIQDVTCDSDGKIALFIRGGDVSHTLPLHKLKKDEPYYIAVYLVGAYQEILGDLHNLFGDTNAVHVVCNDKGGYEIDKVIDGESVEDVLDYVNFSDKALVRNMENWVTRSVKDGKITVKEGKEFLNIYRSGLYGYTYLE, encoded by the coding sequence ATGAAGAAATGGCGTATCGACGACTCCCGCGACCTTTACAACGTTAAGGGTTGGGGCGTCAACTATTTTGACATCAACGAAAAAGGCCACGCCACCGTTTCCCCGCTGAAGGATGGCGGTTGCGAAATCGACCTTTACGAATTGGTGCAGGAAATGTCCCTCCGCGACGTTTCCACCCCGATGCTGTTGCGTTTTCCGGATATTCTGGACAGCCGCATCGAAAAGATTAACGAATGCTTCAACAAGGCTCGCGAAGAATATGGTTTCAAGGGAAGCTACTACAGCATCTTCCCCATCAAGGTGAACCAGCAGCGCGCCGTCCTCGAAGAAGTGGTGGGTCACGGTAAGAAATTCAACATCGGTCTGGAAGCAGGTTCCAAGCCGGAACTTCATGCAGTGCTTGCCAACATGGATAATCCGGACGCACTGATTATCTGTAACGGCTATAAGGACGAAGACTTTATCGAACTCGCACTTCTCTCCCAGAAGATGGGCAAGAAGATTTTCGTGGTCGTGGAAAAGATGAACGAGCTCCACTTGGTCGTGGAACTTGCTAACCGCATTGGCGTTCGCCCCAACATCGGTATCCGCATTAAGCTTGCAAGCTCCGGTAGCGGCAAGTGGGAAGAATCCGGTGGTTACCACAGCAAGTTCGGTCTCAACAGCTCCGAACTTCTGGAAGCCCTTGACTACATCAAGGAAGAAAAGATGGAAGACTGCCTCAAGCTGATCCACTTCCATCTGGGCAGCCAGATCACCCACATTCGTAATATCAAGAACGGCCTTCGCGAAATTTCCCAGTTCTACATCCAGATTCGTAAGATGGGCATGGCCCTGGAATTCGTGGACGTAGGCGGCGGTCTCGGAGTGGACTACGACGGCACTCGCAGCACCAACGCAAGTTCCGTGAACTACTCCATCCAGGAATACGCAAACGACGTGGTATACGGCATCTACGAAGCTTGCGAAGAAGCCAAGGTTCCGCACCCGAACATCATCGCAGAATCCGGCCGCGCCCTTTCTGCACACCACTCCGTCCTGGTGTTCAACATTCTTGAAACTGCAGGCCAGGCATTCTTCGATGAAGAAGAACACGAAATCGGCGACGACGCTCCTGCAGCACTGAAGGATCTCTACAGCATCTACAAGGGACTTTCCCCGAAAAACTTGCTGGAAAGCTGGCACGACGCCATGCAGCTGAACGACGACGTTCTCAGCGGTTTCAAGGTGGGCGACTATGACCTGCCCACCCGCGCTATGAGCGAACGCCTGTTCTGGAGCATCGCCCGCGAAGTGAACCAGATTGCAAGCACGCTGCGCCATCCGCCTTATGAACTGGAAGAACTGCCCCGTCTTCTTGCACAGAAGTACTTCGGCAACTTCAGTTTGTTCCAGAGTCTGCCGGATAGCTGGGCTATCGACCAGATTTTCCCGGTGATGCCCATCCAGCGCTTGGACGAAGAACCCACTGTAGAAACCACCATCCAGGACGTCACTTGCGACTCCGACGGTAAGATTGCATTGTTCATCCGCGGTGGCGACGTAAGCCACACCCTTCCGCTTCATAAGTTGAAGAAGGATGAACCGTACTACATCGCCGTCTACCTCGTAGGAGCCTACCAGGAAATCCTCGGCGACCTTCACAACCTCTTCGGCGACACCAACGCAGTCCATGTGGTTTGCAACGACAAGGGCGGCTACGAAATCGACAAGGTGATTGACGGCGAATCCGTGGAAGACGTTCTCGACTACGTGAACTTCAGCGACAAGGCTCTTGTCCGCAACATGGAAAACTGGGTGACCCGCTCCGTGAAGGACGGAAAGATTACAGTGAAGGAAGGCAAGGAATTCCTGAACATCTATCGTTCCGGCTTGTACGGCTACACTTACCTGGAATAG
- a CDS encoding GGDEF domain-containing protein, producing the protein MIAQKLKKIADHGPTFDAALFWGVLYFTILAAIASAIFTVFENLGNVVEIASIFITFFLVALGIIAKKTGKLEACYFAMVISVNTILVPPMFFLCGGFESGMPFYCLTAMLVVSLTKRFKLRAILFFHGIVTYAVCFSYANSHPELVASMTATSSFYDRLVSYLFMSFTIMTIISYLLFAYNREHKAKDKLIQELNYMSSHDPLTKLVNRRRFIDFLNNDIWPARKGYYLLMFDIDNFKKINDNLSHVFGDTVLKNVAETAKGLRRHDRNELTVRYGGEEFIQVIKAESMESAIAMANYIRTSISEIVFDEHPDLRVTISGGLVDCADPNFDTHGKMLERVDVLLYLAKARGKNQIVSGIE; encoded by the coding sequence ATGATTGCTCAGAAACTAAAAAAAATTGCGGATCACGGACCGACGTTCGATGCAGCACTTTTTTGGGGAGTTCTTTACTTCACCATTCTCGCAGCCATCGCATCGGCGATATTCACTGTTTTTGAAAACCTTGGCAATGTTGTTGAGATTGCCAGCATCTTTATCACATTCTTTTTAGTAGCTCTTGGCATAATCGCAAAAAAGACCGGCAAGCTGGAAGCATGCTACTTCGCCATGGTCATCAGCGTCAACACCATATTGGTTCCACCCATGTTCTTTCTCTGCGGTGGATTTGAAAGCGGCATGCCCTTCTACTGCCTAACCGCCATGCTCGTGGTCTCTCTTACAAAACGATTTAAGCTTAGGGCCATCCTGTTTTTCCATGGAATTGTCACGTACGCGGTTTGCTTCAGCTACGCCAACAGCCACCCGGAACTTGTGGCATCCATGACAGCCACTTCATCTTTTTACGACAGGCTTGTTTCTTACTTGTTCATGAGCTTTACCATCATGACCATCATCTCCTATTTGCTTTTCGCCTACAACCGCGAGCATAAGGCAAAGGACAAGCTCATCCAGGAACTCAACTATATGTCCAGCCACGATCCACTGACCAAATTGGTAAATCGTAGGCGTTTCATCGACTTCCTGAACAACGATATTTGGCCTGCCCGAAAGGGTTATTATCTGCTCATGTTCGACATCGACAACTTCAAGAAAATCAACGACAACTTGAGCCACGTCTTTGGCGACACCGTTCTAAAGAACGTCGCTGAAACAGCAAAAGGATTACGCAGGCACGACCGCAACGAACTTACCGTCAGATATGGTGGCGAAGAGTTCATTCAGGTGATCAAGGCTGAAAGCATGGAATCTGCAATCGCCATGGCTAACTATATTAGGACTTCCATTTCCGAAATCGTTTTCGATGAGCATCCCGATTTGAGAGTCACCATTAGCGGGGGCCTTGTAGACTGCGCCGACCCCAACTTTGACACTCACGGTAAAATGCTTGAACGTGTAGACGTATTACTATATTTGGCCAAGGCCCGAGGCAAAAACCAAATCGTAAGCGGCATCGAATGA